The following are encoded in a window of Amycolatopsis lexingtonensis genomic DNA:
- a CDS encoding arginine repressor — MTSSRVGRQARITELVSTMTIRSQTELAKLLAAEGIEVTQATLSRDLDELGAVKLRGPDSGAPVYVIPEDGSPVRGVQGGTSRLSRLLAELMVSADSSGNLMVLRTPPGAAQFLASAIDRAALEEVVGSIAGDDTVAVIAREPLTGKGLAERFAALAQRSAHDHGDEGPP, encoded by the coding sequence ATGACCAGCAGCCGGGTGGGGCGGCAGGCGCGGATCACCGAACTGGTGTCGACCATGACCATCCGCAGCCAGACCGAGCTGGCCAAGCTGCTGGCCGCCGAAGGCATCGAGGTCACGCAGGCGACGCTGTCGCGCGATCTCGACGAGCTCGGCGCGGTCAAGCTGCGCGGTCCGGATTCGGGGGCGCCGGTCTACGTGATCCCCGAGGACGGCAGCCCGGTCCGCGGGGTGCAGGGCGGGACGTCGCGGCTCTCCCGGCTGCTGGCCGAGCTGATGGTCTCGGCGGACTCGTCCGGCAACCTGATGGTGCTGCGGACGCCGCCGGGCGCGGCGCAGTTCCTCGCCAGCGCGATCGACCGGGCGGCCCTGGAAGAGGTCGTCGGCTCGATCGCGGGTGACGACACCGTCGCCGTGATCGCCCGGGAACCCCTGACCGGAAAGGGACTGGCGGAGCGCTTCGCCGCCCTCGCCCAGCGATCGGCACACGACCACGGAGACGAAGGACCACCATGA
- a CDS encoding argininosuccinate synthase: MSTIGDIFPAEGEFLAPDEVVVTFDRGVPVAIDGETVSVAEARRMLSARGEAQRIGRGEACAALERRTGRGYASVRLVLYDGRITVA; encoded by the coding sequence ATGAGCACGATCGGCGACATCTTCCCGGCCGAGGGCGAGTTCCTCGCGCCGGACGAGGTCGTCGTCACCTTCGACCGCGGGGTCCCGGTGGCGATCGACGGCGAGACCGTTTCGGTCGCCGAAGCGCGCCGGATGCTGAGTGCGCGCGGCGAAGCGCAGAGAATCGGGCGCGGCGAAGCGTGCGCCGCACTCGAACGGCGGACCGGCCGCGGATATGCCAGTGTCCGCCTGGTCCTGTACGACGGCCGGATCACGGTCGCCTGA
- the argH gene encoding argininosuccinate lyase: MSGNEQPVQLWGGRFASGPAEAMAALSASTHFDWRLAPYDIAGSRAHARVLRKAGLLTDDELTGMLTALDALAKDVASGAFTPTIADEDVHTALERGLLERAGTELGGKLRAGRSRNDQVATLFRMWLRDAARRVVAGTLEVIDALVSQAKRHPDAILPGRTHLQHAQPVLLAHHLMAHGQALLRDVSRLQDWDARTAESPYGSGALAGSSLGLDPEAVAAELGFATSVENSIDGTASRDFVAEFAFAVAMLSVNLSRIAEEVIIWNTAEFGYVTLDDAWATGSSIMPQKKNPDVAELTRGKAGRLIGNLTGLLATLKAQPLAYNRDLQEDKEPVFDSVEQLELLFPAIAGMLATLTFHTDRLAELAPAGFTLATDIAEWLVRQGVPFRVAHEAAGESVRVAESRGVGLAELTDEEFEKINPALTPEVRAVLTVEGSVKSRNARGGTAPERVAEQRARLEERVTAARQWLG; this comes from the coding sequence GTGAGCGGGAACGAGCAGCCGGTCCAGCTGTGGGGCGGCCGGTTCGCCAGCGGTCCGGCGGAGGCCATGGCCGCGCTGAGCGCGTCGACGCACTTCGACTGGCGGCTGGCGCCCTACGACATCGCCGGCTCCCGCGCGCACGCCCGCGTGCTGCGCAAGGCGGGCCTGCTCACCGACGACGAGCTGACGGGCATGCTGACCGCGCTGGACGCGCTGGCCAAGGACGTCGCGTCGGGTGCGTTCACCCCGACGATCGCGGACGAGGACGTGCACACGGCCCTCGAACGCGGCCTGCTCGAGCGGGCGGGCACCGAGCTCGGCGGCAAGCTGCGGGCCGGCCGGTCGCGCAACGACCAGGTGGCCACGCTCTTCCGGATGTGGCTGCGCGACGCCGCCCGCCGGGTCGTCGCGGGCACCCTGGAAGTCATCGACGCGTTGGTGTCGCAGGCGAAGCGGCACCCGGACGCGATCCTGCCCGGCCGCACGCACCTGCAGCACGCCCAGCCGGTGCTGCTCGCGCACCACCTCATGGCCCACGGCCAGGCCCTGCTCCGCGACGTCTCACGGCTGCAGGACTGGGACGCCCGCACGGCCGAGTCGCCGTACGGCTCGGGTGCCCTCGCTGGCTCGTCGCTGGGTCTCGACCCGGAGGCCGTCGCCGCGGAGCTGGGCTTCGCGACCAGCGTCGAGAACTCGATCGACGGCACCGCTTCGCGGGACTTCGTCGCCGAATTCGCCTTCGCCGTCGCCATGCTCTCGGTGAACCTGTCCCGGATCGCCGAAGAGGTGATCATCTGGAACACGGCCGAGTTCGGCTACGTCACGTTGGACGACGCCTGGGCCACCGGCAGCTCGATCATGCCGCAGAAGAAGAACCCGGACGTCGCCGAGCTGACCCGCGGCAAGGCGGGCCGGCTGATCGGCAACCTCACCGGCCTGCTGGCCACGCTGAAGGCGCAGCCGCTGGCCTACAACCGCGACCTGCAGGAGGACAAGGAGCCGGTGTTCGACTCGGTCGAGCAGCTCGAACTCCTGTTCCCGGCGATCGCGGGCATGCTCGCCACCCTGACGTTCCACACCGACCGGCTCGCCGAGCTCGCTCCAGCAGGGTTCACGCTGGCCACCGACATCGCCGAGTGGCTGGTGCGCCAGGGCGTGCCCTTTCGCGTCGCGCACGAAGCGGCGGGCGAAAGCGTTCGCGTCGCCGAGTCCCGCGGCGTCGGCTTGGCCGAGCTGACCGACGAGGAGTTCGAGAAGATCAACCCGGCGCTCACCCCCGAGGTGCGCGCGGTCCTCACCGTCGAAGGCTCGGTGAAGTCCCGCAACGCCCGGGGCGGCACGGCGCCGGAACGCGTGGCCGAGCAGCGTGCCCGGCTGGAGGAACGCGTCACCGCGGCCCGTCAGTGGCTCGGCTGA
- a CDS encoding DNA-3-methyladenine glycosylase, translated as MSDRLFTREELALDPVDLARLLLGSVLEADGPDGTVGVRLVEVEAYRGEDDPASHCYRGRTPRNAVMWGPAGHLYVYFVYGMHFCANIVGSHDGVAGAVLLRAGEVVTGLDVVRKRRPAARGTGELAKGPAILTSVLRVDREQNGADLTDPASPVRLYAGERVPDELIRTGPRVGVAMAMETPWRFWVDGSPAVSTYRRGGKRRVRPAS; from the coding sequence TTGAGCGACCGGCTGTTCACGCGCGAGGAGCTGGCACTCGACCCGGTCGACCTGGCCCGGCTGCTGCTCGGCTCGGTCCTGGAAGCCGACGGTCCCGATGGCACCGTCGGCGTCCGGCTGGTCGAGGTCGAGGCCTACCGCGGCGAGGACGACCCGGCGTCGCACTGCTACCGCGGCCGGACCCCGCGCAACGCCGTGATGTGGGGTCCCGCGGGTCACCTGTACGTGTACTTCGTCTACGGGATGCACTTCTGCGCGAACATCGTCGGTTCCCACGACGGCGTGGCGGGCGCGGTGCTGCTGCGGGCCGGCGAGGTCGTCACCGGCCTCGACGTGGTCCGCAAGCGGCGCCCGGCCGCGCGGGGGACCGGCGAACTGGCCAAGGGCCCGGCCATCCTGACGTCGGTGCTTCGCGTCGACCGCGAGCAGAACGGCGCCGACCTGACCGATCCGGCGTCGCCGGTCCGGCTGTACGCGGGCGAGCGGGTGCCGGACGAGCTGATCCGTACCGGTCCCCGCGTCGGCGTCGCGATGGCGATGGAGACGCCGTGGCGGTTCTGGGTCGACGGCTCGCCCGCCGTGTCGACCTACCGCCGCGGCGGGAAGCGCCGGGTCCGACCCGCCAGTTAG